GGAGCACCTTGTATTTTCTTCACGAGAAAATCGACATTTACGTGACCGCCGCTTTGACCGGTATAAGGGACTGTAAATCCGATGACGATGCCCCCGAGGAAAGAGATCATTTCCCAGGCACCTGGGACAGCGCGCCATAACCCCCGTCCCAGGACTTCGGACAGTGTTAGCATAAACAGTAAGATGAGGGCCATACCTGCTATTACCTGGCATATTTTGCCTATTATTCGCCATATGTTGATTATGCGTTCCATGGATCACCCTT
Above is a genomic segment from Deltaproteobacteria bacterium containing:
- a CDS encoding TRAP transporter small permease gives rise to the protein MERIINIWRIIGKICQVIAGMALILLFMLTLSEVLGRGLWRAVPGAWEMISFLGGIVIGFTVPYTGQSGGHVNVDFLVKKIQGAPQKIINATTRAMVMIFSALIGWSLISMGSNFRAAHEVSQTMKIPFYPVAWCLGGMFMIQSFHLLLLIIVIIGGKQDE